The following coding sequences are from one Helicoverpa zea isolate HzStark_Cry1AcR chromosome 4, ilHelZeax1.1, whole genome shotgun sequence window:
- the LOC124629701 gene encoding uncharacterized protein LOC124629701: protein MRAIHSSAITALVTQDPNQQLRVSHQGYLITASTAKEFTDNFSTFVDDPSWNPFARFLIVIRRVHENELDQVFDVLLRWHVNNVILVNGTNDAQLYSYNPFDNYGCGKIYKDVIRHGFCLETTSNLYPNKVVTGLRNCTLRAAIPHRPPFTLRPYMIEQNDRMKMGSEQYLFCLLAETEQFKVEFYYEGDYYPLSKLYDNISIPGPMENLRNNKYDVMFGSVMLVASREARFTYLHGHLDYHDEIRFIVKKANDAANWKNAYFEFHARVWWTLLAVFIVHSTLLNIHLRSKDKTDTMLKMFDLLLSHGCKMPHRMSARCLFLIWVWFAFLINNLYQSALVSLVRTPVKEYQVQDEEDIVRMQLKPCISPPLLQYMYTESNITNSFNSNCTNPFSSINFVAKSKHYYSVVQKTVYFYNKKQFCDEEGENTVYFFKKPYAKLIFGIFFHKGFPISDRMRTNAIRLRENGFVKKILKDHVFAREIKIKYHDKGFKCRITVPWFIYVGGGSLAVIVLILEIIWSRYKE from the coding sequence ATGAGAGCAATCCATTCATCTGCAATCACAGCACTGGTAACTCAAGATCCCAATCAACAATTACGCGTCAGTCACCAAGGATATCTCATAACAGCAAGTACTGCAAAAGAATTCACAGATAATTTTAGTACGTTTGTCGACGACCCTTCGTGGAACCCTTTTGCACGATTTTTGATAGTAATCAGACGGGTGCATGAAAATGAACTAGATCAGGTATTCGACGTGCTTTTGAGATGGCATGTGAACAACGTGATTTTAGTGAATGGCACTAATGACGCTCAACTTTATTCTTACAATCCTTTCGACAACTACGGCTGCGGAAAAATTTATAAAGATGTTATAAGACATGGATTTTGTCTAGAAACGACTTCTAATCTGTACCCGAATAAAGTTGTGACAGGACTACGTAACTGCACTTTACGTGCTGCCATTCCGCACAGACCACCCTTCACCCTCCGCCCGTACATGATAGAACAAAACGACCGAATGAAGATGGGATCCGAGCAATATTTGTTCTGTCTGCTCGCTGAAACAGAACAATTCAAAGTTGAATTTTACTACGAAGGAGATTATTATCCATTGTCTAAATTATACGACAACATATCAATCCCCGGACCCATGGAGAACTTGCGGAATAATAAATATGACGTAATGTTTGGCAGTGTGATGCTGGTAGCAAGTCGAGAAGCACGATTCACATATTTACACGGTCATTTGGATTATCATGACGAAATTCGTTTCATAGTGAAGAAAGCTAATGATGCAGCAAACTGGAAAAATGCTTATTTCGAATTCCATGCAAGAGTGTGGTGGACCTTGTTGGCAGTTTTTATAGTGCATTCAACGTTATTGAATATACATCTCCGCTCCAAAGACAAAACAGATACAATGCTGAAAATGTTCGATCTATTGCTGAGCCATGGATGTAAAATGCCGCATCGAATGAGTGCAAGGTGTCTGTTCTTAATCTGGGTGTGGTTCGCTTTTCTCATCAATAATTTATACCAATCAGCTTTAGTGAGTTTAGTTCGAACCCCCGTTAAAGAGTATCAAGTGCAAGATGAAGAAGATATAGTTAGAATGCAGCTCAAACCCTGTATTAGTCCACCACTTCTTCAGTATATGTACACGGAATCGAATATAACAAACTCATTTAATAGTAATTGTACAAATCCATTTTCAAGTATAAACTTTGTAGCTAAATCGAAACATTATTATTCAGTAGTGCAGaaaactgtatatttttataacaagaaaCAGTTCTGTGATGAGGAAGGTGAAAATACGGTTTACTTCTTCAAAAAGCCTTACGCCAAGTTGATATTTGGTATATTTTTCCATAAGGGGTTCCCTATATCTGATAGAATGCGAACGAATGCTATTCGTTTGAGAGAAAATGGTTTCgttaagaaaatattgaaagacCACGTATTCGCtagagaaataaaaattaagtatcATGACAAGGGGTTCAAATGTAGGATCACTGTACCGTGGTTTATTTATGTAGGAGGGGGCAGTTTAGCtgtcattgttttaattttggaaataatCTGGAGTCGATACAAGGAATAG
- the LOC124629561 gene encoding ATP-binding cassette subfamily G member 4 isoform X1, whose amino-acid sequence MKVDKDSCLPGPVDTKPILSDRKGSLKVTITPAQHKTLTHLPKRPPVDLAFTELTYKVQEGRKSNVKTILKSVSGRLRSGELTAIMGPSGAGKSTLLNILTGYKTSGMEGSITVNGMERNLSSFRKLSCYIMQDNQLHGNLTVEEAMAVATALKLPSATTSADKEEVIQEILETLGLSEHHKTMTSNLSGGQKKRLSIALELVNNPPIMFFDEPTSGLDSSSCFQCISLLKTLARGGRTIICTIHQPSARLFEMFDHLYTLADGQCVYQGSTGRLVEWLGSLSLQCPSYHNPASFIIEVSCGEYGDNTGKLVRAIDNGKNDIRNGMPFPDSKVPDYNNKKAMEESLNKEWNKNDLSQVQEKFRDGNNTNGNGNLQNGILQFAASEIAKGDPLVVQMDTEKQDNVEVALLGGEGSPRRYATSELTQFWVVLKRTLLFSRRDWTLMYLRLFAHILVGFLIGALYYDIGDDGSKVLSNLGFLFFNMLFLMYTSMTITILSFPLEMPVLVKEHFNRWYSLRSYYLAITVSDIPFQAIFCVIYVVIVYLLTSQPPVWFRFAMFLSSCLLISFVAQSVGLVVGAAMNVQNGVFLAPVMSVPFLLFSGFFVSFNAIPVYLRWITYLSYIRYGFEGTALATYSFDRPKLKCHQTYCHFKNPETTLEELDMLNADFTLDIAALCLIFLVLRISAFLFLRWKLKSTR is encoded by the exons ATGTGAAGACGATCCTCAAGTCGGTCTCTGGCCGACTTCGGTCTGGCGAGCTGACAGCCATTATGGGTCCATCCGGCGCTGGAAAGTCTACCCTACTCAACATTCTTACAGGATACAA AACATCAGGAATGGAAGGCAGTATAACAGTGAACGGCATGGAGCGAAACCTTTCGAGTTTCCGCAAGCTGTCCTGCTATATTATGCAGGACAACCAGCTGCATGGAAACCTTACAGTTGAGGAGGCCATGGCTGTAGCCACTGCTTTGAAGCTGCCCAGTGCTACCACCAGCGCTGATAAGGAGGAAGTG ATCCAAGAAATCCTGGAAACTCTCGGCCTCTCGGAGCACCACAAGACAATGACATCCAACCTCTCCGGAGGTCAAAAGAAACGTCTTTCAATCGCCTTGGAACTCGTGAACAACCCCCCTATTATGTTCTTCGACGAGCCTACGTCAGGCTTGGACAGTTCCTCTTGTTTCCAATGTATCTCGTTGCTGAAGACCTTGGCGAGGGGGGGTAGGACTATCATCTGTACTATTCATCAGCCGTCCGCTAGGTTGTTCGAAATGTTCGACCATTTGTACACGTTGGCTGATGGTCAATGTGTTTATCAAGGCAGTACTGGACGACTTG TTGAATGGCTCGGCAGCTTAAGCCTGCAGTGTCCATCGTACCACAATCCGGCGTCGTTCATCATTGAAGTGTCGTGCGGCGAGTACGGAGACAATACCGGCAAGTTGGTGCGTGCTATCGACAACGGCAAGAATGATATTAG AAACGGCATGCCGTTCCCAGACAGCAAAGTGCCCGACTACAACAATAAGAAAGCTATGGAGGAATCCTTGAACAAGGAGTGGAACAAGAACGACTTATCCCAAGTGCAGGAGAAGTTCCGCGATGGTAACAACACTAATGGCAATGGAAACCTACAGAATGGAATACTGCAGTTTGCTGCTAGCGAAATTGCTAAAG GTGACCCGCTAGTAGTACAAATGGACACAGAGAAACAGGACAACGTGGAAGTGGCCCTCTTAGGCGGCGAAGGTTCACCCAGACGGTATGCCACTTCTGAACTCACGCAGTTCTGGGTCGTGCTCAAGAGGACTTTGCTGTTCAGTAGAAGAGATTGG ACTCTGATGTACCTCCGTCTGTTCGCTCACATTCTGGTCGGCTTCCTGATTGGTGCACTGTACTACGACATCGGCGATGATGGCTCCAAAGTGCTGTCTAACCTCGGATTCCTGTTCTTCAATATGCTGTTCCTTATGTACACGTCCATGACAATCACTATACTTAGTT TTCCTCTCGAAATGCCTGTGCTGGTCAAAGAACACTTCAATCGATGGTACTCGCTGCGATCGTATTATCTCGCTATCACGGTGTCTGATATACCTTTCCAG GCGATATTCTGCGTGATCTACGTAGTGATAGTATACTTGCTGACGTCGCAGCCGCCGGTGTGGTTCCGGTTCGCGATGTTCCTGTCGTCGTGTCTGCTCATCTCCTTCGTGGCGCAGAGCGTCGGTCTCGTTGTCGGCGCTGCTATGAATGTTCAG AATGGCGTATTCTTAGCTCCCGTAATGTCGGTCCCGTTCCTGCTGTTCAGCGGCTTCTTCGTGTCGTTCAACGCGATCCCGGTGTACCTGCGCTGGATCACGTACCTGTCGTACATCCGCTACGGGTTCGAGGGCACTGCGCTCGCTACTTACTCCTTTGATAGGCCCAAGTTGAAGTGTCATCAG ACTTACTGCCACTTCAAGAACCCAGAAACGACACTGGAAGAGCTCGACATGTTGAACGCAGACTTTACCCTCGACATCGCGGCCTTATGTCTCATCTTCCTCGTCCTACGTATCTCTGCGTTCCTCTTCCTTCGCTGGAAGCTCAAATCCACCAGATAA
- the LOC124629849 gene encoding uncharacterized protein LOC124629849, with product MLVAWVFTILLNFGQSQNILPPEAEDNQELHQCVTSILDRYFNESIELTYVNMESDNEDLLQTVYKSQKFSLVTRNSTYQSVLPNYGYLIITRNVNTFKEYFKYLQTDTTWNPYARFLIIIQTLVDEEIKSVFDILLRKHVNNVIVMNGTTDAHLFAYNPFDNYACGKYYTDIIDYGPCKENTNNFYPNKLVTGLKNCTFRAAIVHRPPFTVNPLKAPKIILGTEEYILKALAELEHFEVKFNYSVNPAVFSSAFPNMTAFGPMEMLQNNETDVIFGGNMMVLTRGQAFSFLSGYHDYNDELRFVVKRASLVPLWKTVYIEFDTTVWMLILLALVVYSFMVIYLLQTKDKGFVFMELLDNLLTHSRDIRCSMTIKCILMIWVMFAYLINTCYQSSLFSLTTNPSKEHQVASEEDIIQYKYKPCFSVALKTFLSLEITEGMLSTRSSPADIDQNACSTTIQAITTVSKTKGVFSLIPNYIYLYNKPSFNDKFGNPLIYYFDKPFAKFLYCFYFYKGFPISNRMRMNAIRMRENGLADKSMKDHFFKRALKQRFSQQEFETRFVLPWGLYIIGCTISIITFLVEYMSQSQLKMQEHHVP from the coding sequence ATGTTAGTCGCGTGGGTTTTTACAATCCTGTTGAACTTCGGGCAGAGTCAGAACATATTACCACCAGAGGCTGAAGATAACCAAGAATTACATCAATGTGTAACCAGTATACTAGACAGATACTTTAACGAAAGCATAGAGCTAACATACGTTAACATGGAAAGTGATAATGAGGATCTTTTGCAAACAGTTTATAAATCACAGAAGTTCTCACTTGTTACAAGAAATTCAACGTACCAGTCAGTCTTACCTAACTACGGATATTTGATAATAACGAGAAATGTGAACACCTTCAAAGAATACTTTAAGTATCTGCAAACTGATACAACATGGAACCCGTATGCACGGTTCTTGATTATTATTCAAACGCTAGTAGACGAAGAGATTAAAAGTGTCTTCGATATTCTGTTGAGGAAACATGTCAACAATGTGATAGTTATGAATGGAACTACAGATGCTCATCTCTTCGCCTACAATCCTTTCGATAACTACGCCTGCGGCAAATACTATACTGACATCATAGACTACGGGCCTTGTAAAGAAAACACAAACAACTTTTACCCAAACAAACTAGTGACTGGCCTCAAAAATTGCACCTTCAGAGCGGCTATCGTACATCGACCACCCTTCACCGTTAATCCCTTAAAAGCTCCGAAGATAATACTAGGTACAGAAGAATACATACTTAAAGCACTAGCTGAACTAGAGCACTTTGAAGTAAAATTTAACTACAGTGTTAATCCGGCGGTATTTTCCTCAGCGTTTCCTAACATGACTGCTTTCGGTCCAATGGAAATGTTGCAGAACAATGAAACTGACGTCATATTTGGAGGTAACATGATGGTATTGACGAGAGGTCAGGCCTTTTCGTTCCTCAGCGGCTATCATGATTATAATGACGAGCTGCGATTTGTAGTTAAAAGGGCGTCTCTGGTCCCTTTATGGAAAACTGTGTACATAGAATTTGATACGACGGTGTGGATGTTAATACTTCTAGCGCTTGTCGTTTACTCCTTCATGGTAATATATCTTCTTCAGACGAAAGACAAGGGCTTTGTCTTCATGGAGTTACTGGACAACTTACTAACACACAGTCGCGACATTCGTTGTTCCATGACAATCAAGTGCATCCTGATGATATGGGTGATGTTCGCTTATTTGATCAACACGTGTTACCAGTCCAGTCTCTTCAGTCTTACGACGAACCCGAGTAAGGAGCACCAGGTTGCAAGTGAAGAAGATATCATACAATATAAGTACAAACCTTGCTTCAGTGTAGCTTTAAAGACATTCTTATCGTTAGAGATAACTGAAGGGATGCTGTCCACACGTTCTTCACCCGCAGATATAGATCAAAATGCTTGCAGCACCACGATACAAGCCATAACCACTGTCAGTAAAACAAAAGGAGTTTTTTCTCTCATACCAAATTACATCTATTTGTACAACAAGCCAAGTTTTAACGACAAATTCGGTAatcctttaatttattatttcgacAAACCTTTTGCAAAATTCTTGTattgtttctatttttataaaggGTTTCCGATCTCCAATCGGATGAGAATGAACGCGATACGAATGAGGGAGAATGGTTTGGCAGACAAGAGTATGAAGGATCACTTCTTCAAACGAGCGCTGAAGCAAAGATTCTCTCAACAGGAATTTGAGACACGCTTTGTTTTACCATGGGGTTTGTACATAATCGGTTGTACCATTTCTATTATAACCTTCTTGGTTGAGTATATGTCGCAAAGTCAACTGAAAATGCAGGAACACCATGTACCTTGA
- the LOC124629561 gene encoding ATP-binding cassette subfamily G member 4 isoform X2: MDNVYILNNLRKGSLKVTITPAQHKTLTHLPKRPPVDLAFTELTYKVQEGRKSNVKTILKSVSGRLRSGELTAIMGPSGAGKSTLLNILTGYKTSGMEGSITVNGMERNLSSFRKLSCYIMQDNQLHGNLTVEEAMAVATALKLPSATTSADKEEVIQEILETLGLSEHHKTMTSNLSGGQKKRLSIALELVNNPPIMFFDEPTSGLDSSSCFQCISLLKTLARGGRTIICTIHQPSARLFEMFDHLYTLADGQCVYQGSTGRLVEWLGSLSLQCPSYHNPASFIIEVSCGEYGDNTGKLVRAIDNGKNDIRNGMPFPDSKVPDYNNKKAMEESLNKEWNKNDLSQVQEKFRDGNNTNGNGNLQNGILQFAASEIAKGDPLVVQMDTEKQDNVEVALLGGEGSPRRYATSELTQFWVVLKRTLLFSRRDWTLMYLRLFAHILVGFLIGALYYDIGDDGSKVLSNLGFLFFNMLFLMYTSMTITILSFPLEMPVLVKEHFNRWYSLRSYYLAITVSDIPFQAIFCVIYVVIVYLLTSQPPVWFRFAMFLSSCLLISFVAQSVGLVVGAAMNVQNGVFLAPVMSVPFLLFSGFFVSFNAIPVYLRWITYLSYIRYGFEGTALATYSFDRPKLKCHQTYCHFKNPETTLEELDMLNADFTLDIAALCLIFLVLRISAFLFLRWKLKSTR; this comes from the exons ATGTGAAGACGATCCTCAAGTCGGTCTCTGGCCGACTTCGGTCTGGCGAGCTGACAGCCATTATGGGTCCATCCGGCGCTGGAAAGTCTACCCTACTCAACATTCTTACAGGATACAA AACATCAGGAATGGAAGGCAGTATAACAGTGAACGGCATGGAGCGAAACCTTTCGAGTTTCCGCAAGCTGTCCTGCTATATTATGCAGGACAACCAGCTGCATGGAAACCTTACAGTTGAGGAGGCCATGGCTGTAGCCACTGCTTTGAAGCTGCCCAGTGCTACCACCAGCGCTGATAAGGAGGAAGTG ATCCAAGAAATCCTGGAAACTCTCGGCCTCTCGGAGCACCACAAGACAATGACATCCAACCTCTCCGGAGGTCAAAAGAAACGTCTTTCAATCGCCTTGGAACTCGTGAACAACCCCCCTATTATGTTCTTCGACGAGCCTACGTCAGGCTTGGACAGTTCCTCTTGTTTCCAATGTATCTCGTTGCTGAAGACCTTGGCGAGGGGGGGTAGGACTATCATCTGTACTATTCATCAGCCGTCCGCTAGGTTGTTCGAAATGTTCGACCATTTGTACACGTTGGCTGATGGTCAATGTGTTTATCAAGGCAGTACTGGACGACTTG TTGAATGGCTCGGCAGCTTAAGCCTGCAGTGTCCATCGTACCACAATCCGGCGTCGTTCATCATTGAAGTGTCGTGCGGCGAGTACGGAGACAATACCGGCAAGTTGGTGCGTGCTATCGACAACGGCAAGAATGATATTAG AAACGGCATGCCGTTCCCAGACAGCAAAGTGCCCGACTACAACAATAAGAAAGCTATGGAGGAATCCTTGAACAAGGAGTGGAACAAGAACGACTTATCCCAAGTGCAGGAGAAGTTCCGCGATGGTAACAACACTAATGGCAATGGAAACCTACAGAATGGAATACTGCAGTTTGCTGCTAGCGAAATTGCTAAAG GTGACCCGCTAGTAGTACAAATGGACACAGAGAAACAGGACAACGTGGAAGTGGCCCTCTTAGGCGGCGAAGGTTCACCCAGACGGTATGCCACTTCTGAACTCACGCAGTTCTGGGTCGTGCTCAAGAGGACTTTGCTGTTCAGTAGAAGAGATTGG ACTCTGATGTACCTCCGTCTGTTCGCTCACATTCTGGTCGGCTTCCTGATTGGTGCACTGTACTACGACATCGGCGATGATGGCTCCAAAGTGCTGTCTAACCTCGGATTCCTGTTCTTCAATATGCTGTTCCTTATGTACACGTCCATGACAATCACTATACTTAGTT TTCCTCTCGAAATGCCTGTGCTGGTCAAAGAACACTTCAATCGATGGTACTCGCTGCGATCGTATTATCTCGCTATCACGGTGTCTGATATACCTTTCCAG GCGATATTCTGCGTGATCTACGTAGTGATAGTATACTTGCTGACGTCGCAGCCGCCGGTGTGGTTCCGGTTCGCGATGTTCCTGTCGTCGTGTCTGCTCATCTCCTTCGTGGCGCAGAGCGTCGGTCTCGTTGTCGGCGCTGCTATGAATGTTCAG AATGGCGTATTCTTAGCTCCCGTAATGTCGGTCCCGTTCCTGCTGTTCAGCGGCTTCTTCGTGTCGTTCAACGCGATCCCGGTGTACCTGCGCTGGATCACGTACCTGTCGTACATCCGCTACGGGTTCGAGGGCACTGCGCTCGCTACTTACTCCTTTGATAGGCCCAAGTTGAAGTGTCATCAG ACTTACTGCCACTTCAAGAACCCAGAAACGACACTGGAAGAGCTCGACATGTTGAACGCAGACTTTACCCTCGACATCGCGGCCTTATGTCTCATCTTCCTCGTCCTACGTATCTCTGCGTTCCTCTTCCTTCGCTGGAAGCTCAAATCCACCAGATAA
- the LOC124629700 gene encoding uncharacterized protein LOC124629700, translating into MLVAYFLFFLLYEANSYKIPTPYPEYNKKLVKCVTDIVREHYSEKKVITYVGDKFEDEELLKAINNEGTVSIVSLKSTKRMIIPHEAYLLSGKNATFIAKHFPKVRRETSWNPLARFLVLVKNLTESDLKIVFDMFLKLHARHVIIVNATEDAHLYGYNPFDNYGCGKRYDYIFSYGKCAKAFYKELYVNKIITKLRNCTFNVVITQWPPYTILPTNDSNDLSPLRHGAEPYLFQLIGRMLNFKINITYDYTAVEEFPTVSTDMEAVGSLKKLQDNQADAAIGGMLLTPSRALAFSFVYGHLAYTDEIRFIVKRASDVPPWKNVYLEFHWTVWIILLLTLMLYSILVILLLQTNDKSYVVLVLLSNLLLHGHSFRSRSTVKTVLILWMWFAYLVNTFYQSTLFSLTTNPAQEYQISNEEDLARFRLKPCFSKVMENYYRESVQTNDGYQRIKGCDGLMESVHTVANSEDLYTILLNGQFRYNMQEFRDKYGTSRVVALPKPYSKVMYAIFLYKGFPMINYFLHKSLRLRELGLVDKVIKKLTYRRLIKYRFHEKEFQTRFAIPWIIYIFGCSIAIITFIIEINMPRR; encoded by the coding sequence ATGTTGGTCgcttattttctgtttttcttGTTATACGAAGCAAACAGCTACAAAATACCAACACCTTACCCCGAGTACAACAAGAAACTAGTTAAATGTGTAACAGATATTGTTCGAGAACATTATTCcgaaaaaaaagttataacttACGTCGGCGATAAGTTTGAAGATGAAGAACTTTTGAAGGCAATAAATAATGAAGGGACCGTATCAATCGTTTCACTGAAATCGACGAAGAGAATGATTATACCACACGAAGCTTATTTGCTATCTGGAAAAAATGCAACTTTTATAGCTAAACATTTTCCCAAAGTCAGAAGAGAAACTTCATGGAATCCACTTGCAAGATTTCTGGTCCTCGTCAAGAATCTTACAGAAAGTGATCTCAAAATAGTGTTCGATATGTTTCTGAAGCTGCACGCAAGACATGTGATAATAGTGAATGCTACTGAAGATGCTCACTTGTACGGCTACAATCCCTTCGATAACTACGGCTGCGGTAAACGCTATGACTATATCTTCAGCTATGGCAAGTGTGCGAAAGCATTCTACAAAGAGTTGTACGTAAACAAAATCATAACCAAGCTAAGGAATTGCACATTTAACGTCGTCATAACCCAGTGGCCGCCATACACAATATTACCCACCAATGATTCAAATGACTTGTCACCACTACGCCATGGGGCCGAGCCATATTTGTTCCAATTAATAGGTCGCATgctaaatttcaaaataaacatcacaTACGATTATACTGCTGTTGAAGAATTTCCAACGGTGTCTACAGACATGGAGGCAGTTGGGTCTTTGAAAAAGCTTCAGGATAACCAAGCTGATGCTGCGATAGGAGGCATGTTACTGACGCCTTCTCGAGCTCTAGCCTTCTCTTTCGTTTACGGTCATTTAGCTTACACAGACGAAATACGATTTATAGTGAAACGAGCTTCAGACGTACCTCCTTGGAAAAATGTCTACTTAGAATTTCATTGGACGGTGTGGATCATACTTCTGCTGACTCTAATGTTATACTCAATATTAGTGATACTGCTACTTCAGACGAACGATAAAAGCTACGTAGTGCTAGTACTACTAAGTAATCTTCTACTTCATGGGCACAGTTTCAGAAGTCGGAGTACGGTGAAAACCGTTCTCATACTATGGATGTGGTTCGCGTACTTGGTGAATACTTTCTACCAGTCTACTCTGTTCAGTCTTACGACAAACCCAGCTCAAGAATATCAAATTTCTAACGAAGAAGATCTAGCGCGGTTCAGACTTAAACCCTGTTTTAGTAAGGTGATGGAAAATTATTACAGAGAATCTGTGCAAACTAATGATGGGTACCAAAGAATTAAGGGCTGCGATGGATTGATGGAAAGCGTGCACACAGTGGCGAATTCTGAAGACCTGTACACGATTCTTCTAAATGGACAGTTTAGATACAATATGCAGGAGTTTCGGGATAAGTATGGGACATCTCGCGTTGTAGCGCTACCTAAGCCATATTCTAAGGTAATGTAcgcaatatttttgtacaaaggcTTTCCTATGATCAATTATTTTCTTCACAAGTCGCTTCGGTTGAGAGAACTAGGTTTGGTGGACAAAGTTATAAAGAAGTTGACATATCGCCGTCTCATTAAATATCGGTTCCATGAAAAGGAATTTCAGACCCGATTCGCTATTCCttggattatttatatttttggttgTTCAATTGCCATCAttacatttattattgaaattaatatgcCTAGACGTTAA
- the LOC124629850 gene encoding uncharacterized protein LOC124629850 has product MRAVYLLVFLIYSGNCVKIPIAGPKFSEKLIQCVIGIIREYFTGSKVITYVGNSYQNEELLKALNNANIMSVITRRSTIKRTSKHQAYLITASNATYFSQRFIKTTKEPSWNPNARFLIIVNDLDGDLTLMFNTFLKLHANNVIVVNATDDAHLYSYNPFDNYNCGKRYDEIIEYGKCSQAHSYDLYPKKLVTGLKNCTFNILITQWPPYTIINTNDSNNDDPLKSGAEPYLFQLIGEKLGFDINILTNTNDSEEFPTVSSEMTAVGSLKRVQDNEADVVLGGMLLTPSRALAFSYLYGHFVYTDEIRFVVKRASDVANWKYIYLEFESTVWLLLLLALMIYSMLAMILLRTNDKSYVALILLGNLVLHGRSLRTRWSVKYVLIIWVVFAYLVNTFYQSSLVSLVTHPVRDYQISTEEDIAKYQLKPCFSSIMGKYYVESVQSGTGFDVTHGCYGLMESVTTVSQSNNMFTILLYGVFQYHEQKFFDEYGNPLIISLPKPYSKVIYSMYMYKGFPMMDQLRHRALQLRENGLVEKVMRDMIFMKRIKHSYHKREYVPRFAIPWLLYFIGCLASIIAFVIEIISKRKIRTGA; this is encoded by the coding sequence ATGAGGGCTGTTTACTTACTTGTGTTCCTGATCTATAGTGGAAACTGCGTCAAAATACCCATTGCCGGCCCAAAATTCAGTGAAAAACTTATCCAATGCGTCATAGGCATAATAAGAGAATATTTTACAGGATCAAAAGTAATAACATACGTTGGCAACTCGTATCAGAATGAGGAGCTTCTGAAAGCTCTTAATAACGCTAATATAATGTCGGTGATCACAAGACGGTCTACGATAAAACGGACTAGTAAGCACCAAGCATACCTCATTACTGCGAGTAACGCTACATACTTTTCTCAGCGTTTTATCAAAACTACTAAAGAACCATCATGGAATCCAAACGCCCGTTTCTTAATCATTGTCAATGATTTAGATGGTGATCTAACACTCATGTTTAATACTTTTCTAAAACTTCATGCTAATAATGTAATAGTTGTGAATGCAACGGATGACGCTCATCTATACTCTTACAACCCATTTGATAACTACAACTGTGGCAAACGCTATGATGAAATCATCGAATATGGAAAGTGTTCACAGGCTCACTCATATGATCTATATCCAAAGAAACTCGTAACAGGGCTAAAGAATTGTACCTTCAATATCCTGATAACCCAATGGCCTCCGTACACGATCATAAATACGAATGATTCAAACAATGACGACCCACTAAAAAGTGGGGCGGAACCGTATCTATTCCAACTAATTGGAGAAAAACTGGGATTCGATATAAACATTTTAACCAATACTAACGACAGTGAAGAGTTTCCTACAGTATCATCCGAGATGACCGCGGTTGGATCGCTGAAAAGAGTACAAGATAATGAAGCTGATGTAGTCTTAGGCGGAATGTTGCTGACCCCATCCAGAGCACTGGCATTTTCATACCTATACGGTCACTTTGTCTACACGGATGAGATAAGGTTTGTGGTGAAAAGAGCATCAGACGTAGCCAATTGGAAATATATCTATCTGGAATTCGAATCAACTGTGTGGCTGCTGTTATTGCTAGCGCTCATGATATACTCAATGCTCGCAATGATCCTTCTACGTACGAATGACAAGAGTTATGTGGCTTTAATTCTTCTGGGCAATTTAGTCCTTCATGGACGCTCATTGCGTACTCGATGGTCTGTGAAATATGTTCTTATAATATGGGTGGTGTTTGCGTACTTGGTGAACACATTCTACCAATCTAGTCTAGTCAGTTTGGTCACGCATCCTGTCCGTGATTATCAAATATCAACAGAAGAAGATATAGCTAAATATCAGCTCAAGCCATGCTTTAGTTCCATAATGGGGAAGTATTATGTAGAATCAGTGCAATCAGGGACAGGTTTTGACGTAACGCACGGGTGTTATGGCTTGATGGAAAGCGTGACTACAGTTTCGCAATCAAACAATATGTTTACGATACTCCTTTATGGGGTCTTCCAATATCATGAGCAGAAGTTTTTTGATGAATACGGCAATCCTTTGATAATTTCGTTGCCGAAGCCGTACTCGAAGGTGATATACTCTATGTACATGTATAAAGGGTTTCCGATGATGGATCAGCTTCGTCACCGGGCCCTTCAACTAAGAGAGAATGGTTTGGTCGAGAAAGTCATGCGTGATATGATTTTTATGAAGCGCATAAAGCATAGTTACCACAAGCGTGAGTACGTCCCGAGATTTGCTATACCGTGGCTTCTTTACTTTATAGGATGTTTAGCTTCTATAATTGCGtttgttattgaaattatttcgaAACGTAAAATTCGTACAGGGGCATAG